CGCCGAGTATCCCGCGCCCGGACCGCGGCCCATCGGCCGCGGCGTCGCCGGCTCCGGCGCGCTCAAAGTTCCGGAAGAGCTGCGCGCGCGCCTGGAGGACGAGGTTGGCGACCTCTTCTTCGTGCTGGTCAACATCGCCCGCTACCTTTCGCTCGACCCTGAATCCGCGCTGAGAAAGACCAACAGGAAGTTCAAGCGGCGCTTTCAGTGGGTGGAAACGGAGCTCGGCCGCCAGGGCCGCAACCTGCAGCAGGCCACGCTGGAGGAGATGGAATCCCTTTGGCAGCAGTCCAAGCAGATGGCGGACCGGAAGGCGGCCCAGCCGTGACGGCTTCGCCCGATCGCATCTCCATCCGCATGTGCCACACTTTCGACGAGCTCAACGCCTGCGTCGAGCTGCAGAGAGACGTGTGGGGATTCTCCGACCTCGATCTGGTCCCGCTGCGGCTGTTCGTGGTGGCGGAGAAGATCGGCGGACAGGTCCTGGGCGCCTTTGAGGACCAGGAGATGGTCGGGTTCGCGCTCTCCATCCCCGGCAGCCGCTCCGGTCATCCCTATCTGCACTCGCACATGCTGGCGGTGCGCGACAGCCATCGCAACGCCGGGTTGGGGCGCCGCATCAAGCTGGTGCAACGCGAGGACGCGCTGGCCCGCGGCTTCGAGCTCATCGAGTGGACCTTCGATCCCCTGGAGATCAAGAACGCCCACCTCAACCTGGAGCGGCTGGGCGCCATCGCCCGCCGCTACAACATCAACCAGTACGGCATCTCCTCCTCGCCCTTGCAGGGCGGTCTGCCCACCGACCGGCTGGTCGCCGAATGGTGGCTGCGCTCCCGGCGAGTGGAGAAGCTGCTCGGGTCGGGCGCGCGCCCGGATTT
The Terriglobales bacterium DNA segment above includes these coding regions:
- a CDS encoding GNAT family N-acetyltransferase; protein product: MTASPDRISIRMCHTFDELNACVELQRDVWGFSDLDLVPLRLFVVAEKIGGQVLGAFEDQEMVGFALSIPGSRSGHPYLHSHMLAVRDSHRNAGLGRRIKLVQREDALARGFELIEWTFDPLEIKNAHLNLERLGAIARRYNINQYGISSSPLQGGLPTDRLVAEWWLRSRRVEKLLGSGARPDFKVERTLSIPAEIYRWKASEADRGRAGEVQTKNREEFLKAFAEGLAVLGYERDPAGNGKFLLGRWDEVFSYAGDGSDQ